The Candidatus Denitrolinea symbiosum DNA window TGCGGGAAGGGGATGCGGTGGTGATCGAGACCACGACGAACGTGTGGGACATCTACGATGTGGTGGCGCCGCTGGCGACGCGCACGGTGGTGGCGCATGCGAGAGGCGTACGGCAGATCGCGGAGGCGCGGGTGAAGACAGACCGGAAGGACATCGAACGCCTGATCCGCCTGCTGATCGCGGACATCGTGCCGGAGGTGTGGGTTCCGCCGGTGGAAGTGCGCGAATTGCGCGGGATGATCTCGTACCGCAACCGGCTGGTGAAGACGAGTACGATGGTTCGCAACCGACTGCAAAGCCTGGCGCATCGTCACAACCTGCTGCTGCCGAAAGGCGCGCTGACAGATACGGGTTGGTGGGCCGGGCAAAAGTTGAGCGCGCTGGAGCAGATCCAAATTCGGCAGGAACTGGCGCTGCTGGAAGAGTTGGGGAAACACAAAGCGGAAGTGGACGCGGAGCTGGGGCGGCAAAGCCTGGGAGCAGTATGGGGGAAGCAGGCGGTGCGGTTGCTGCAACTGTCTGGGTTTGGCGTGGTGATCACGATGACGGTTCTCTCGGCCATTGGCGACATCGCTCGCTTCGAGAGCGCGAAGAAACTGGTGGGCTATGCGGGCCTGGGAGCGGGCGTACACGACAGCGGGAAGGAACACATCGAAAAACGCATCACCAAGAGCGGACGCAAGGAACTGAGATGGGCGCTGGTGGAAGCGGCGTGGAGAGCGATCCGCATCTCGCCGTAC harbors:
- a CDS encoding transposase, IS110 family, giving the protein MEGAEKARGLERYIGLDIHKEYALVGGQNGRQEWVMQPRRVGMEKFREWAGANLREGDAVVIETTTNVWDIYDVVAPLATRTVVAHARGVRQIAEARVKTDRKDIERLIRLLIADIVPEVWVPPVEVRELRGMISYRNRLVKTSTMVRNRLQSLAHRHNLLLPKGALTDTGWWAGQKLSALEQIQIRQELALLEELGKHKAEVDAELGRQSLGAVWGKQAVRLLQLSGFGVVITMTVLSAIGDIARFESAKKLVGYAGLGAGVHDSGKEHIEKRITKSGRKELRWALVEAAWRAIRISPYWKEQYEKYLKRMRKPQQAIVVIARKLLVTVWHVLTKEEKDEHVSEEDLAYKMLVLSWDMDESARLGLTYKQFAKYALLKLGVETDITRFVRKDVPRRVASNAETLARMAELGLSL